DNA from Homo sapiens chromosome 1, GRCh38.p14 Primary Assembly:
cagtggcatgatctcagctcactgcaagctccacctcccaggttcacgccattctcctgcctcagcctcccgagtagctgggactacaggcacctgccaccatgcctggctaattttttgtatttttagtagagacgggatttcaccgtgtgagccaggatggtctggatctcctgacctcgtgatccacccgccttggcctcccaaagtgttgggattataggcacgagccactgcgcccagcaagatttttttttttaaagctcagatAAAGTATTATGGAGGCGAAGAAGTAGGTAACTCACTGGAGTACTTGAGAAAGGCATCATATTTCAGCTGGGTCCTGAAGAATGAGATTTTCCATATAAGAAGCAGAGGAGGAACATTCTAGGTAAAAGGAAGGGCATATGCAAAAACACGAGGGTTGTGAAAGGACCTGATTGGACTGAGATACAGGAATAAGCACGGAGGATATCTCTGGGATCTTTTTCCCTAATACACAGTTATAGTTATATCCATATTGGTTTCTTGACTGTTGACTTCAGGAGGTTCTCAACTCAGGCAGGCCCCCAATTTCCAGAGGAGATAACCTTAACCAATGTTTTGGGTGGTGGCGGTGGTGATAGAGAGGGATGGGAAAGGTTTGATCTTATatctgattttctgttcttggctGTGGCCCCACCCTGGGGACATCTTTTTTCCCCATGCCGACCTCTTAGCAGTTTCTTCCTGTTGGAGTTGCACATTGGCTGTTTCTAAAATTCTCCAAGCTGTATGGATAAGAGACACAGAGGAAATAGAAAGTAGCATTCCGTGTTTTTAGCTAGATTAAATCGTAGAATGTGTGCCAGCAAAGCTTAAAGTTTCCAGGTTAGCTGAGGGAGGCCATTTGGAAACTTGTGTCTGAACTCCAATAGGAGAGAGAATGTTCAAGCAATGGGTCTTCTGCCCATTTCCCTCTGCTTTGCCATCCCATGGGATAAGGGAACCACCTCAGGTTCCCAATCCCCAAATCAATATCACAGAGTTTAGAGTCCAGGCCCTCGGCTAAAATTAGACCCCATAGAGTTTCTAGTATTAATTGGCCcattattttaatagtaattaaTGTAATTAGTCTGTAGCTATGTTTATTTGTAATATGGAGGATGCCTGTCTGCTGTACATACATCTTTCTAAGACAGATCCTAAGCTGTGTTCAATTTCTTTTCCAGTGTAATACATTTCTAGTCACAGGACCATAGTTCACCCAGCAGTAGAGAAGTCCCCGGGCTGGTCCAATTTGAGTCAGTGACATTCCAGTAAATGTCTGGATATTCCCCTCTCATGATTTCTAGGTTCTCACCAGGTTTTTGGGCTCCTCCACTCCTATTATGTACTGGTTTCCAGCTCACTTGCTTCAGGATCAAGAGCCGCTGTTGAGATCCTTAAAGACTGTGCCTTGGAAGCCTCTTGCAGAGGACTCCCCACCAGGACAAAAGGTCCCCAGAAATCCTATCATGGGACTTTTGTATCACTGGAAAACCTGTTCTCCAGTCACACGATACATTCTAGGCTACTTCCTGACTTACTGGCTCCTGGGACTACTCCTACATTGCAACTTCCTGCCTTGGACATGACCTGGACTCTCCAGGGACAGGTTGGAAGCCAACTTAACCCAGGGGTCTGAAAGTAAAAATACACATTGGAACTGCCTCTGCTGCCCTGGGATCATTACTGTGTCCATtataatctttctctttctctttgaaagCTGGTCAGGAATGGGAGAAGTGTCAGACACTAGAGAGCCCCTTCTGGTCCTGGCTAGGGCAAATTTTAGACAACTATTTTCTCTGTAAGTGAAGATTGTCGTATTCCAAGTCTAAAATACACCTGGATCTGTCTAGTCAATCAACATAGCAGAGACAGTCTTAAACCTACCATTGACCTGTGTGTAAATTTAAATGTCAATTTATTGAAGTGTAAATTTCATCAAAGGCATTAGCTGACAGGCTGGTAACAGTCCACACAAGATGGTATAGGCCTGAACAGTGTAGTGGCAGTAATAAAGTGGGACCATTTTTTCCAAATGCGACATTGTTTCTGAtgtttttttttatgatttgtgcatgtatttttatatgaaaaaaacttaCAAAGATATGCAAATTAAACTTCTTTCAGTTATACATGCAatgaattgcctttttaaaaataatacaggccaggcacgacgtttcacactgtaatcccagcactttgtgatgccgaggtgggcagatcacttgaggccaggagtttgagaccggcctggccaacatggcaaaaccccgtctctactaaaaatacaaaaattagccgtgcatgatggtacacacctgtaatcct
Protein-coding regions in this window:
- the PIGV gene encoding GPI alpha-1,6-mannosyltransferase 2 isoform d (isoform d is encoded by transcript variant 10), coding for MWPQDPSRKEVLRFAVSCRILTLMLQVLTRFLGSSTPIMYWFPAHLLQDQEPLLRSLKTVPWKPLAEDSPPGQKVPRNPIMGLLYHWKTCSPVTRYILGYFLTYWLLGLLLHCNFLPWT